One Mycolicibacterium crocinum DNA window includes the following coding sequences:
- a CDS encoding DUF1942 domain-containing protein has translation MKIAKLAAVTATVVALGVAGVTAAPAWAVDSVRVFGEQENLNGPNGLPYIGYAVGKLKPSSDPVPHNGKLYSAKLTIDGFGGNYPPFIERFGARAESGDFYPSIWGASNGGMLYFDVVGDIPNSVVFNDGTRDLLAWVPGDPGSTAAPVVVPDSDENFQVVPDNQASAGAPPSDNNSAIVATPNDLATSPYQITEGEAAQPGFNSGGGHR, from the coding sequence GTGAAGATCGCGAAACTGGCCGCAGTGACCGCCACCGTCGTCGCGCTCGGCGTTGCCGGCGTCACCGCCGCGCCGGCCTGGGCCGTCGACAGCGTGAGGGTGTTCGGCGAGCAGGAAAACTTGAACGGGCCAAATGGCTTGCCCTACATCGGCTACGCCGTCGGCAAGCTCAAGCCCAGTTCGGATCCGGTGCCACACAACGGCAAGTTGTATTCGGCCAAGCTGACGATCGACGGGTTCGGTGGCAATTACCCGCCGTTCATCGAGCGCTTCGGGGCCCGGGCTGAGTCCGGCGATTTCTACCCCTCGATCTGGGGGGCCTCGAATGGCGGGATGCTCTACTTCGACGTCGTCGGCGATATCCCGAACAGCGTCGTCTTCAACGACGGCACCCGCGACCTCCTTGCCTGGGTACCGGGTGACCCCGGCAGCACCGCGGCGCCGGTTGTCGTGCCGGATTCCGATGAGAATTTCCAGGTCGTGCCGGACAACCAGGCTTCCGCCGGTGCCCCGCCGTCAGATAACAACTCGGCGATCGTGGCCACCCCGAACGACCTGGCGACCTCGCCCTACCAAATCACCGAAGGTGAGGCGGCCCAGCCCGGGTTCAACAGTGGTGGCGGACACCGCTAG
- a CDS encoding D-alanyl-D-alanine carboxypeptidase family protein, protein MPARPFVAMLGIAMSLVLVAPASAAPTPQPAGAVTAPPDGPARAWLVADLDSGQILGSRDPYTAHAPASTIKPLLAMVVLDQLSPNAAIRATAANVGVECSCVGLVPGQVYTARQLLDGLLLVSGNDAANLLADMLGGQQAAVQKMNAKAYQLGARNTRAGSPSGLDGPGWESVTTPHDLAVIYREALRYPLFVQIVHQNSALFPDRSGFKEIRNQDRLLRSYAGFIGGKSGYTDLARETYVGMAQRNGHRLIVVEMYGDDDLWNQAGQLLDWGFSHYPS, encoded by the coding sequence ATGCCCGCCCGCCCGTTCGTCGCGATGCTGGGCATCGCCATGTCCCTGGTGCTGGTCGCGCCGGCCTCGGCTGCGCCCACGCCGCAACCGGCGGGGGCGGTGACCGCGCCGCCCGACGGTCCGGCGCGGGCATGGCTGGTCGCCGACCTCGACAGCGGCCAGATCCTCGGCAGCCGTGACCCTTACACCGCGCATGCCCCGGCCAGCACCATCAAGCCGCTGCTGGCGATGGTGGTACTCGACCAGCTATCGCCCAACGCCGCCATCCGTGCGACCGCCGCGAACGTCGGCGTGGAGTGCTCGTGCGTCGGGCTGGTACCCGGCCAGGTCTACACGGCACGCCAGCTGCTCGACGGATTGCTGCTGGTGTCCGGCAACGACGCAGCCAACCTGCTGGCCGACATGCTCGGTGGTCAACAGGCCGCCGTGCAGAAGATGAACGCCAAGGCCTACCAACTCGGCGCCCGCAACACCCGCGCGGGTTCGCCGTCGGGGCTGGACGGGCCGGGCTGGGAGTCAGTGACGACACCCCACGACCTGGCGGTGATCTACCGGGAAGCGTTGCGCTATCCCCTGTTTGTCCAGATCGTCCACCAGAACTCGGCGCTGTTTCCCGACAGGTCCGGGTTCAAGGAGATCAGGAACCAGGACCGCTTGCTGCGCAGCTATGCCGGGTTCATCGGCGGCAAGAGCGGCTACACCGATCTGGCCCGCGAAACCTACGTCGGCATGGCCCAGCGCAACGGCCACCGGCTGATCGTGGTCGAGATGTACGGCGACGACGATCTGTGGAACCAGGCCGGTCAATTGCTCGACTGGGGTTTCAGCCACTACCCCTCGTGA
- a CDS encoding D-alanyl-D-alanine carboxypeptidase family protein has protein sequence MRRLLAGLATSLSLLTATAGIANADNIDQPAGSVPIPDGPAPAWIIADMDTGQVLAGRDMYAAHPPASTIKTLLALTALDELPDLNATVVASNSDTLVECNCAGVRPGRIYTARQLLDGLLLVSGNDAANTLADMLGGYQAAVDKMNAKAAAIGATNTHATTPSGLDGAGGPGWTTPHDLAAIFRAAMANPVFAQITAQPVAMFPGETGDKPLVNQDELLARYPGAIGGKTGFTDAARKTFVGAADRGGRRLVIAMMYGLIHEGGPTYWDQAAALLDWGFAQNPSESVAAL, from the coding sequence ATGCGCAGACTTCTCGCGGGCCTGGCGACGTCACTCAGCTTATTGACGGCAACGGCAGGAATTGCCAACGCGGACAACATCGATCAGCCCGCGGGATCGGTGCCGATTCCCGACGGACCCGCGCCCGCATGGATTATCGCCGACATGGACACCGGCCAGGTGCTCGCCGGCCGTGACATGTACGCCGCCCACCCGCCGGCCAGCACGATCAAGACCCTGCTCGCCCTGACCGCGCTGGATGAGCTGCCCGATCTGAACGCGACCGTGGTGGCCAGTAACTCCGACACCCTCGTCGAATGCAACTGCGCCGGTGTGCGACCCGGGCGCATCTACACCGCGCGCCAGCTGCTCGACGGGCTGCTGCTGGTGTCCGGTAACGACGCCGCCAACACTCTGGCCGACATGCTCGGCGGCTACCAGGCTGCGGTCGACAAGATGAACGCCAAGGCCGCCGCGATCGGGGCGACCAACACCCACGCGACCACCCCGTCAGGACTGGACGGAGCGGGTGGTCCGGGGTGGACCACCCCGCACGATCTGGCCGCGATCTTCCGTGCCGCGATGGCCAATCCGGTGTTCGCACAGATCACCGCGCAACCGGTGGCGATGTTCCCCGGCGAGACCGGTGACAAGCCGCTGGTCAATCAGGACGAACTGCTGGCCCGCTACCCGGGTGCGATCGGTGGCAAGACCGGCTTCACCGACGCCGCCCGCAAGACCTTCGTCGGCGCCGCCGACCGCGGCGGCCGCCGGCTGGTGATCGCGATGATGTACGGCCTCATCCACGAGGGCGGGCCGACGTATTGGGATCAGGCAGCCGCTCTGCTGGATTGGGGTTTCGCGCAGAACCCGTCCGAGAGCGTCGCCGCGCTCTAG
- a CDS encoding diflavin oxidoreductase, with protein MGTAEYIAMQLADAVKAAGVDVTEIELNDVALDDVRAATHLIVVASTFGEGEVPDNGTVFWEELAASDARFDGLGYAVLALGDSSYELFCNAGRIIDARLAEMGAQPLADRVEYDCYREGDAKGWIADIATMLAQAATAAPASALPKAPKPASSHRPEFTPWTDTHPFTATAVVNRLLTSPESDKEVRHIELDLGDSGITYQAGDSVAVHPVNSPELVAAMLAKLGVDDSYVFGDTGLPLGELLAGHLEICAPSRALQALVAARTDDSEAAAALRSTDATVVSSWLHGRDVLDLLELVELEPDEVLETLRPLQFRDYSIASSPLVHPDQLHLTVATVRYQCRGRARGGVASTFLADRGQQVRIHLRPNHNFRLPAANVPIIMVGPGTGIAPFRAFLHERQATAAPGKSWLFFGDRRRATDFLYGEELVQFRDSGALTRLDLAFSRETDAPKSYVQHRMKDNAPELFGWLADGAHLYVCGDADRMAKDVDRILHEIVAEAGGMDAAAAHSYVNELIKSHRYVRDVY; from the coding sequence ATGGGCACCGCCGAGTACATCGCCATGCAGCTGGCCGACGCCGTCAAGGCGGCCGGGGTCGACGTCACCGAGATCGAACTCAACGACGTGGCGCTCGACGACGTCCGGGCAGCCACCCACCTCATCGTGGTGGCCTCGACGTTCGGTGAGGGCGAAGTGCCCGACAACGGCACCGTGTTCTGGGAGGAGCTGGCCGCCTCCGACGCCCGCTTCGACGGTCTCGGCTACGCGGTCCTGGCGCTGGGCGACAGCTCCTATGAGTTGTTCTGCAATGCCGGACGGATCATCGATGCCCGGCTGGCGGAGATGGGCGCGCAGCCATTGGCCGACCGGGTCGAATACGACTGCTACCGCGAGGGCGACGCCAAGGGGTGGATCGCCGATATCGCCACGATGCTCGCGCAGGCCGCCACCGCCGCGCCCGCCTCGGCGCTGCCAAAGGCACCGAAGCCTGCGTCGAGCCACCGCCCCGAATTCACCCCGTGGACCGACACGCACCCCTTCACGGCGACCGCCGTGGTGAACCGGTTGCTGACGTCGCCGGAGTCCGACAAAGAGGTCCGCCACATCGAGCTGGATCTCGGCGATTCCGGAATCACCTATCAGGCCGGTGATTCGGTGGCCGTTCACCCGGTCAACTCCCCCGAGTTGGTTGCGGCGATGCTGGCCAAGCTGGGCGTCGACGACAGCTACGTCTTCGGCGACACCGGCCTACCACTGGGCGAACTGCTGGCCGGTCATCTGGAGATCTGCGCTCCGTCGCGAGCCCTGCAGGCATTGGTCGCCGCCCGCACCGACGACTCGGAGGCCGCAGCCGCGCTGCGGTCCACCGACGCGACGGTGGTGTCGTCGTGGCTGCACGGCCGCGACGTGCTCGACCTGCTCGAGCTCGTCGAGCTGGAGCCTGACGAGGTTCTGGAAACGTTGCGGCCCTTGCAGTTTCGCGACTACTCAATCGCGTCCAGCCCGCTGGTCCATCCCGACCAGCTGCACCTGACCGTGGCGACCGTGCGGTATCAGTGCCGCGGGCGCGCCCGCGGCGGCGTCGCCTCCACATTTTTGGCCGACCGCGGGCAGCAGGTCCGAATCCACCTGCGCCCCAACCACAATTTTCGGCTGCCGGCCGCCAACGTGCCGATCATCATGGTCGGGCCGGGCACCGGCATCGCGCCGTTCCGGGCGTTCCTGCACGAGCGCCAGGCGACCGCCGCGCCGGGCAAGTCCTGGTTGTTCTTCGGCGACCGGCGCCGTGCCACCGATTTCCTCTATGGCGAGGAGCTGGTGCAGTTTCGGGACTCCGGCGCACTGACCCGGCTGGATCTGGCGTTCTCCCGCGAGACCGACGCGCCGAAAAGCTACGTCCAGCACCGGATGAAGGACAACGCCCCTGAGCTGTTCGGCTGGCTCGCCGACGGTGCGCACCTGTATGTGTGCGGCGATGCCGACCGGATGGCCAAGGACGTCGACCGCATCCTGCACGAGATCGTCGCCGAGGCCGGCGGCATGGACGCCGCCGCGGCACACTCCTACGTCAACGAGCTGATCAAGTCGCATCGATACGTACGAGACGTCTACTGA
- the rpsP gene encoding 30S ribosomal protein S16, which translates to MAVKIKLTRLGKIRNPQYRIAVADARTRRDGRAIEVIGRYHPKEEPSLIEIDSERAQYWLSVGAQPTEPVLNLLKITGDWQKFKGLPGAEGTLKVKEPKPSKLDLFNAALAEADGAPGGEATQPKKKKAPAKKAEAAEAEPAAETAEPAAESTEAAAE; encoded by the coding sequence ATGGCTGTCAAGATCAAGCTCACCCGGCTTGGCAAGATCCGCAACCCCCAGTACCGCATCGCTGTCGCCGACGCGCGCACCCGTCGTGACGGCCGCGCGATCGAGGTCATCGGCCGCTACCACCCCAAGGAAGAGCCGAGCCTGATCGAGATCGACTCCGAGCGCGCCCAGTACTGGCTGTCCGTCGGCGCCCAGCCCACCGAGCCGGTCCTCAACCTGCTGAAGATCACCGGTGACTGGCAGAAGTTCAAGGGTCTGCCCGGCGCCGAGGGCACGCTGAAGGTCAAGGAGCCCAAGCCCAGCAAGCTCGACCTCTTCAACGCCGCACTGGCCGAGGCCGATGGCGCGCCCGGTGGCGAGGCCACTCAGCCCAAGAAGAAGAAGGCTCCGGCCAAGAAGGCCGAGGCCGCCGAGGCCGAGCCGGCCGCCGAGACCGCTGAGCCGGCTGCCGAGTCCACTGAGGCCGCCGCAGAATGA
- a CDS encoding nuclear transport factor 2 family protein — protein MLSLEEISDRLEIQQLLVDYSTAIDSRRFDDLDRVFTPDAHIDYTELGGIAGAYPDIKAWLAEVLPNFPAYFHMLGNFDIRLDGDTATSRTILFNPMALGDDGQIMFCGLWYDDAFVRTPDGWRMTRRVEQKCIQKIV, from the coding sequence ATGCTGAGTCTTGAAGAGATTTCGGATCGCCTGGAGATCCAGCAGCTGCTGGTGGACTACTCCACGGCGATCGACAGCCGCCGGTTCGACGACCTTGATCGCGTCTTCACCCCCGACGCCCACATCGACTACACCGAACTGGGCGGGATCGCGGGCGCCTATCCCGACATCAAGGCCTGGCTGGCGGAGGTGTTGCCGAACTTTCCGGCGTACTTCCACATGCTCGGCAACTTCGACATCCGCCTCGACGGCGATACCGCGACGTCGCGGACGATCTTGTTCAACCCGATGGCGCTCGGTGACGACGGTCAGATCATGTTCTGCGGGCTCTGGTACGACGACGCGTTCGTCCGCACGCCCGACGGCTGGCGCATGACGCGTCGCGTCGAACAGAAGTGCATCCAGAAAATCGTCTGA
- a CDS encoding class A beta-lactamase-related serine hydrolase, with protein MRRHLSMLVTGTAAALIGVLVAASSAQVNAGPSDAAARPVNLLSADPNAIAQSPAIGPLPDAPPASLANLDMLAKQAASEAAQGGADISFTLLDRTTGKVLTGGDDAPFPVASVSKLFIADDLLMQVAKGQRQLTPEEQQSFDVMLRSSDDSAAEVFWGEGGGNAIISRVTARYGLSSTSAPYDGNWWNTMSTTADLVRYYDMLLDGAGGLPASQAAVILGDLSASTPTGVDGYPQRFGIPDGLFAEPVAVKQGWMCCWNGGNWLHMSTGVIGSDRRFVLAMASLQPVDDATARNTMTQAVKTMFPGGRI; from the coding sequence ATGCGACGGCATCTGTCGATGCTGGTCACGGGCACCGCAGCGGCACTGATCGGCGTCCTGGTGGCCGCCTCGTCCGCACAGGTGAACGCGGGACCTAGCGACGCAGCGGCCCGCCCGGTGAATCTGCTGTCCGCCGACCCGAATGCCATCGCGCAATCCCCCGCCATCGGTCCGCTGCCCGACGCGCCGCCGGCATCGCTGGCCAATCTGGACATGCTGGCCAAGCAAGCCGCCTCCGAGGCCGCTCAGGGCGGCGCCGACATCAGCTTCACCCTGTTGGACCGAACGACGGGGAAGGTCCTCACCGGCGGTGACGACGCCCCCTTCCCGGTGGCCTCGGTCAGCAAACTGTTCATCGCCGACGACCTGCTGATGCAGGTGGCCAAGGGCCAGCGCCAGCTGACGCCCGAAGAGCAGCAGTCTTTCGACGTGATGCTGCGGTCGTCCGACGACAGCGCCGCGGAGGTGTTCTGGGGCGAGGGCGGCGGCAACGCGATCATCAGCCGGGTCACCGCGCGCTACGGACTGTCCTCGACCAGCGCGCCCTACGACGGCAACTGGTGGAACACCATGAGCACCACCGCCGATCTGGTCCGCTACTACGACATGCTGCTCGACGGCGCGGGCGGTCTGCCCGCCTCGCAGGCCGCGGTTATCCTCGGCGATCTGTCGGCGTCGACTCCCACCGGCGTGGACGGTTACCCGCAGCGGTTCGGCATCCCCGACGGGTTGTTCGCCGAACCCGTTGCGGTGAAACAAGGTTGGATGTGCTGCTGGAACGGTGGCAACTGGCTGCACATGTCCACCGGCGTGATCGGCTCGGACCGTCGCTTCGTTCTGGCCATGGCCTCACTGCAGCCGGTCGACGACGCCACCGCGCGCAACACCATGACCCAAGCCGTCAAGACGATGTTCCCCGGCGGGCGGATCTGA
- the rimM gene encoding ribosome maturation factor RimM (Essential for efficient processing of 16S rRNA), translating to MELVVGRVAKAHGITGELVVDVRTDDPDGRFASGNTLHLKPSRGGGGRDVVVEAVRPHGGRLLVRLAGVSDRNAADALRGNLFVVDSAELPPIEDPDEFYDHQLEGLAVRTVDGRAVGTIAEVLHTAGGELLAVRGADGAEVLVPFVGAIVTSVSLADGIVEIDPPDGLLDLDSLG from the coding sequence ATGGAACTCGTCGTCGGGCGGGTGGCCAAGGCCCACGGGATCACCGGCGAACTGGTGGTCGACGTCCGCACGGACGACCCCGACGGGCGTTTTGCGTCAGGTAACACCTTGCACCTGAAGCCATCTCGTGGCGGAGGTGGGCGCGACGTCGTCGTCGAGGCGGTCCGGCCGCACGGCGGGCGGCTCCTGGTCCGGTTGGCGGGCGTCTCCGATCGCAATGCCGCGGACGCGTTGCGGGGCAACCTGTTTGTCGTTGATTCCGCGGAGCTGCCGCCGATCGAGGATCCCGACGAGTTCTACGACCACCAACTCGAGGGGCTGGCAGTGCGCACTGTCGACGGTCGCGCCGTCGGCACGATCGCCGAAGTGCTGCACACCGCAGGCGGGGAACTGCTGGCGGTGCGCGGCGCTGACGGCGCCGAAGTGCTGGTGCCGTTCGTCGGTGCGATCGTCACGTCGGTGTCGCTGGCCGACGGCATCGTCGAAATCGACCCTCCGGATGGGCTTCTGGACCTGGACAGTTTGGGCTGA
- a CDS encoding MDR family MFS transporter, with product MLLAALDQTIVATALPTVVADLGGAGHQSWVVTSYLLASTIVTAVVGKLGDTFGRKTVFQAAVLFFLAGSVLCGLAGSMSMLVASRALQGIGGGAITVTAVAVIGEVIPLRERGRYQGALGAVFGVTTVVGPLLGGLFTDHIGWRWAFWINVPVAVVVLAVAAVAIPALGRTARPVIDYPGIVLVGLGAAGLTLATSWGGTTYAWGSPTIIGLFVGSVAILVVFVFVEKRAAEPILPIRLFADPVFTVCCVLSFVVGFAMLGALTFLPTYMQFVDGVSATVSGLHTLPMVLGLLATSLTSGVIVGRTGRYKIFPIAGTAIMAVGFILLSLMDAHTSTLVQSLDLLVLGAGIGLSMQVLILTVQNTVDFTDLGVATSGVTFFRTIGSSFGAAIFGSLFSNFLADRLPPALAASGASPEAAQSPQALHKLSPAAAAPIIDAYADSLSKVFLFAAPVAIVGFVLALFLKQVPLRDAAATGSTDLGEGFGMPTTEPAEKVLEVAVSRLLRESRGQHLPALARAGGTRLDVPLMWAALQIYRHAQVAGAADLGAVASQHRVPVEILEPTFDRLVATGYAQRSGDQLWLTAAGAAEVNHARNMLASWITDTLTRSPAFEGRPDRMQVQGAIERIARSVLEQNDDESAQATRPMVLGPQRAASPTAPTTRLASPMASATAVATTAGNEPTRPFRARAEFRQPPPGPPRR from the coding sequence ATGCTGCTGGCGGCCCTCGATCAGACCATCGTCGCGACCGCGCTGCCCACCGTCGTCGCCGACCTCGGCGGAGCCGGCCACCAGTCCTGGGTGGTCACGAGCTATCTGCTGGCCTCCACGATCGTGACCGCGGTGGTCGGCAAGCTCGGCGACACCTTCGGCCGCAAGACGGTCTTCCAGGCCGCGGTGCTGTTCTTCCTCGCCGGCTCGGTGCTGTGCGGTCTGGCCGGATCCATGTCCATGCTGGTCGCCTCCCGGGCGCTGCAGGGGATCGGCGGTGGCGCCATCACGGTCACCGCGGTCGCGGTCATCGGCGAGGTCATCCCGCTCCGCGAACGCGGCCGATACCAGGGCGCCCTCGGCGCGGTCTTCGGCGTCACCACCGTCGTGGGCCCGCTGCTGGGCGGGCTGTTCACCGACCACATCGGGTGGCGGTGGGCGTTCTGGATCAACGTCCCGGTCGCCGTCGTGGTGCTGGCCGTCGCGGCGGTGGCGATCCCGGCGCTGGGCCGCACGGCCCGGCCGGTCATCGACTATCCCGGCATCGTGCTGGTGGGCCTCGGCGCGGCCGGGCTCACCCTGGCCACCAGCTGGGGCGGGACCACCTACGCGTGGGGCTCACCGACGATCATCGGACTGTTCGTCGGCTCGGTGGCCATCCTGGTGGTGTTCGTCTTCGTCGAAAAGCGTGCGGCCGAGCCGATTCTGCCGATCCGGCTGTTCGCCGACCCGGTGTTCACCGTGTGCTGTGTGCTGTCATTCGTCGTCGGCTTCGCGATGCTCGGTGCGCTGACGTTCCTGCCGACGTACATGCAGTTCGTCGACGGGGTGTCGGCCACCGTCTCGGGCCTGCACACGCTGCCGATGGTGTTGGGCTTGCTGGCCACCTCGCTGACCAGTGGTGTGATCGTGGGTCGCACCGGGCGCTACAAGATCTTCCCGATCGCAGGCACCGCAATCATGGCGGTCGGGTTCATTCTGCTGTCGCTGATGGACGCCCACACCTCCACGCTCGTGCAGTCGCTGGACCTGCTGGTCCTCGGTGCCGGGATCGGGCTGAGCATGCAGGTGCTGATCCTGACCGTGCAGAACACCGTCGACTTCACCGATCTGGGTGTGGCCACCTCAGGTGTCACGTTCTTCCGCACGATCGGTAGTTCGTTCGGCGCCGCGATCTTCGGTTCGCTGTTCAGCAACTTCCTGGCCGACCGGCTGCCGCCGGCCCTGGCCGCCAGTGGCGCCTCGCCCGAGGCCGCGCAGTCACCGCAGGCGTTGCACAAGCTTTCGCCCGCGGCGGCCGCGCCGATTATCGACGCCTACGCCGACTCGTTGAGCAAGGTGTTCCTGTTCGCGGCGCCGGTCGCGATTGTCGGCTTCGTGCTGGCGCTGTTCCTCAAACAGGTTCCGCTGCGCGACGCGGCCGCCACCGGCAGCACCGACCTCGGTGAAGGGTTCGGTATGCCGACCACCGAACCGGCCGAAAAGGTGCTGGAAGTGGCGGTCAGCCGGCTACTGAGGGAAAGCCGGGGCCAGCACCTGCCGGCCCTGGCCCGGGCGGGCGGTACTCGCCTCGACGTCCCGCTGATGTGGGCGGCGCTGCAGATCTACCGGCACGCACAGGTGGCCGGTGCGGCGGACCTGGGCGCCGTCGCGTCGCAACACCGGGTACCCGTCGAAATTCTGGAGCCGACGTTCGACCGGCTGGTCGCGACCGGTTACGCCCAGCGCAGCGGCGATCAACTCTGGCTCACCGCGGCCGGCGCCGCTGAGGTCAACCATGCCCGCAACATGCTGGCGAGCTGGATCACCGATACCCTCACCCGCTCACCGGCATTCGAAGGCAGGCCCGACCGGATGCAGGTGCAGGGCGCGATCGAGCGGATTGCCCGCAGCGTGCTGGAACAGAACGACGACGAGAGCGCCCAGGCCACCCGCCCGATGGTGCTCGGTCCGCAGCGTGCGGCCAGTCCGACCGCGCCGACGACACGGCTGGCCAGCCCGATGGCGAGCGCGACGGCGGTGGCGACGACGGCGGGCAACGAACCGACCCGGCCGTTTCGGGCGCGGGCCGAATTCCGTCAGCCGCCGCCGGGACCGCCGCGGCGTTAA
- the trmD gene encoding tRNA (guanosine(37)-N1)-methyltransferase TrmD: MRIDVISIFPEYLDPVRQSLPGKAIESGIVDFAVHDLRRWTHDVHHSVDDAPYGGGPGMVMKAPVWGVALDEICTEETVLVIPTPAGRLFTQNDAQAWTEERHLVFACGRYEGIDQRVAEDARRRMRVEEVSIGDYVLAGGEVAALVMIEAVVRLLPNVMGNPRSHQDDSHSPEKDGLLEGPSYTRPPVWRELSVPDVLLSGDHGKVAAWRHEQALQRTRERRPDLLGD; this comes from the coding sequence ATGCGCATTGACGTCATCTCTATCTTTCCCGAGTATCTCGACCCCGTCCGACAGTCCTTGCCGGGCAAGGCGATCGAATCGGGCATCGTGGATTTCGCCGTGCACGATCTGCGCCGCTGGACTCACGACGTGCACCACTCGGTCGACGACGCCCCGTACGGCGGTGGTCCCGGCATGGTGATGAAAGCTCCGGTGTGGGGTGTGGCGCTCGACGAGATCTGCACTGAGGAAACCGTTCTCGTGATCCCGACGCCGGCTGGGCGGCTGTTCACCCAGAACGACGCGCAAGCGTGGACGGAGGAGCGGCACCTGGTCTTCGCCTGCGGCCGTTACGAAGGCATCGATCAGCGGGTGGCCGAGGACGCGCGCCGGCGGATGCGGGTCGAAGAGGTGTCGATCGGTGACTACGTGCTGGCCGGCGGTGAGGTGGCCGCGTTGGTGATGATCGAGGCGGTGGTGCGGCTGCTACCGAACGTGATGGGCAATCCGCGCTCGCACCAAGACGATTCGCATTCACCGGAGAAGGACGGCCTGCTCGAAGGGCCGAGCTACACCCGTCCACCGGTCTGGCGTGAGCTGTCAGTGCCGGACGTATTGCTCTCGGGCGATCACGGCAAGGTCGCCGCCTGGCGTCACGAGCAGGCGTTGCAACGCACGCGGGAACGCCGACCCGACCTGCTGGGTGACTAA
- a CDS encoding metal-dependent hydrolase family protein — protein sequence MSDFAGPAAPALHVRGRSLPDGQLVEWWIVDGILRAEPVADAETVFDGGWILPGLVDAHCHVGLGEHGEIPLEEAIAQAEREREVGALLLRDCGSPTDTRSLDDHHDLPRIIRAGRHLARPKRYSRGFAIELEDEWQLPEALAAQARAGDGWVKLVGDWIDRSVGDLAPLWSDDVLRAAIAAVHDEGARVTAHVFSEDALPGLIGAGIDCIEHGTGLTDDTIAMMVEHGTALVPTLINIENFPGFADAASKYPTYAAHMRDLYASCYPRVAAAREAGVPIYAGSDAGSTIVHGRIADEVEALKRIGMNPTDALGAACWDARRWLGRPVLDDGAPADLVCFTEDPRGGVDILANPDRVILRGRVYRR from the coding sequence GTGTCGGATTTCGCCGGCCCAGCGGCTCCGGCGCTCCACGTCCGGGGCCGTAGTCTGCCCGACGGCCAGCTCGTCGAGTGGTGGATCGTCGACGGCATCCTGCGTGCCGAACCGGTCGCCGATGCCGAAACCGTGTTCGACGGCGGCTGGATCCTGCCCGGCCTGGTTGACGCGCACTGCCACGTCGGGCTGGGTGAGCACGGCGAGATCCCGCTCGAGGAGGCCATCGCCCAGGCCGAGCGTGAACGTGAGGTCGGCGCGCTGCTACTGCGCGATTGCGGATCGCCCACCGACACCCGCAGCCTCGACGATCACCACGACCTGCCGCGGATCATCCGTGCCGGCCGACATCTGGCCCGCCCCAAGCGCTATTCGCGCGGCTTCGCCATCGAACTCGAGGACGAGTGGCAGCTGCCCGAGGCGCTGGCCGCCCAAGCCCGGGCTGGCGACGGCTGGGTCAAGCTGGTCGGCGACTGGATCGATCGTTCGGTGGGGGACTTGGCGCCGCTGTGGTCCGACGACGTCCTGCGCGCGGCGATCGCCGCCGTGCACGACGAGGGTGCCCGGGTCACCGCCCACGTGTTCAGTGAGGACGCGCTGCCGGGGCTGATCGGCGCGGGCATCGACTGCATCGAGCACGGCACCGGCCTGACCGACGACACGATCGCGATGATGGTCGAGCACGGCACTGCGCTGGTGCCGACCCTGATCAACATCGAGAACTTCCCCGGATTCGCCGACGCCGCAAGCAAATACCCGACCTACGCCGCCCACATGCGCGACCTCTATGCCAGCTGCTATCCGCGGGTGGCGGCCGCCCGGGAGGCAGGCGTGCCGATCTATGCGGGCAGCGATGCCGGCAGCACGATCGTGCACGGCCGCATCGCCGACGAGGTCGAGGCACTCAAGCGCATCGGGATGAACCCGACCGATGCGCTCGGCGCGGCGTGCTGGGATGCGCGTCGCTGGCTCGGCCGGCCGGTGCTCGACGACGGTGCACCCGCGGATCTGGTGTGCTTCACCGAGGACCCGCGCGGCGGCGTCGACATCTTGGCCAACCCCGACCGGGTGATACTGCGCGGCCGGGTCTACCGACGTTGA
- a CDS encoding RNA-binding protein → MSSVVVDAVEHLVRGIVDNPDDVRVDMVTNRRGRTVEVHVHPDDLGKVIGRGGRTATALRTLVAGIGGRGIRVDVVDTDQ, encoded by the coding sequence ATGAGCTCGGTCGTCGTCGACGCCGTGGAGCATCTGGTCCGCGGGATCGTCGACAATCCCGACGACGTCCGCGTCGACATGGTCACCAACCGGCGGGGACGCACGGTTGAGGTCCACGTCCATCCCGATGACCTCGGCAAGGTGATCGGCCGCGGTGGTCGCACCGCGACCGCGTTGCGCACCCTGGTCGCCGGCATCGGTGGCCGCGGGATCCGCGTCGACGTGGTGGACACCGACCAGTAA